CCGCCTACGTCAAGTGCGGCCTCTTGCCCCGCTGCAATGAGGCCGACATTGAAAGTCAAATTGGGCTCGGGCAGCTCTGTGCGGAAGCGGTGGATGATACGCGCCAGCTCGAACGCAGCGCCATCACCATAGGTTTCGCTGAAGATCAGCGAGCTGTGGCCAGTCTTGCCAGTTACTTCCAGTTTCCAACTGTTCGAGGAACGCCGGGCAACGGAACCCATGTCGCGGCCATTGTCGCGTACCAGCCCTTCGAAATCGAGCGCGACATCGGCGCGCTTACCGGCTGCAATCAAAGGCGCTCGGGTGATCTCGATAGGATCGCCGGCATCCTCTTCGTCGCCGGTCATGTGGATTTCGATATTGGCGTCTTTGAGTGTTCCTGCCGCCTTCATCGCGCGCAATGCTGCGACGATCACCGTCATCCCGCCCTTATCGTCTCCAGCACCCGGGCCTTCGGCTTCATCGGTGCCACCTGACTTCTTGCGGACGAATTTCTGGAACGGGCTGTCGGGTTCGAAAACGGTATCCAGATGCGCAACGAGCAACAGGCGTTTGGTGCCCTTTTTGCCTTGCTTGGTCGCAACCAGATGTCCTGCACGGCCTGCCGCCGTCATATCTAGCCATTCCAGCCTGAAACCCAGCGGCTCCAGTTCGGCGCGCATCATGTCGCCGATCTTGCGCACGCCCTCAAAGTT
The nucleotide sequence above comes from Sphingorhabdus pulchriflava. Encoded proteins:
- a CDS encoding M20/M25/M40 family metallo-hydrolase, translating into MGAGLALAFSAPAFAQLSKAEVKMAATVDAEYERSVALLEKLVNQNSGSMNFEGVRKIGDMMRAELEPLGFRLEWLDMTAAGRAGHLVATKQGKKGTKRLLLVAHLDTVFEPDSPFQKFVRKKSGGTDEAEGPGAGDDKGGMTVIVAALRAMKAAGTLKDANIEIHMTGDEEDAGDPIEITRAPLIAAGKRADVALDFEGLVRDNGRDMGSVARRSSNSWKLEVTGKTGHSSLIFSETYGDGAAFELARIIHRFRTELPEPNLTFNVGLIAAGQEAALDVGGIRATAAGKTNIIPGIALARGDFRTLSEEQTARVKAKMLAIVAESAPLTSAKISFDPGAYPAMAPTSGNKALLDRLNEVNRDMGLTEMPALDPLKRGAGDISFVANDVDGLAGLGTYSRGDHAPGETVDLDSIKRQAKRAAILMTRLSREKAD